The Variovorax sp. RA8 genomic sequence GAAGATCCTCTACTACCACGACCCCATGGTGCCGGGCAACAAGTTCGACAAGCCGGCCAAGTCGCCTTTCATGGACATGATGATGTCCCCGGTCTATGCCGGCGGCGACGGCGACCAGAACAACGTGACCGTGAGCCCGCGCGTGCAGCAGAACCTGGGCGTTCGAACCGCGGCCGTCGCGGAGGGCACGCTGTCGCCGCAGCTCGCGGCGGTCGGCAGCATCGCCTTCAACGAGCGCGACCAGGTCATCGTGCAGGCGCGTGCCACCGGGTATGTGGAGCGGCTGCATGTGCGTGCCACGCTCGACCGCGTCTCCAGGGGACAGCCGCTGGCCGAGCTCTATGTGCCCGACTGGATCGCCGCACAAGAGGAGTTTCTGTCGGTCCAGCGCATGCGCGGCACCGATCTCGCGCCGCTCATCGATGGCGCTCGCCAGCGCATGCGCCAGGTCGGCATGAGCGAAGTCCAGATCGAAGGCGTCGCGCGCAGCGGCCGCACGCAGCCTCGCATCACGCTGGTCGCGCCGATCGCGGGCGTGGTCACCGAATTGGCGGCGCGCGAAGGCATGACGGTGATGGCGGGCGCCACCCTGTTCCGCATCAACGGCTTGGCCACCGTCTGGGCCAACGCCGAGGTGCCCGAGAGCCAGGCAGCGCTGGTGCGGCCGGGGGCCAAGGTGCAGGCCAGGACGCCGGCGGCGCCGGGCGAGACCTTCGACGGCAAGGTGCAGGCCATCCTGCCCGATGTCAGCGCTGCGACTCGCACCCTGAAGGCACGGCTGGAACTGGCGAACCCCGGCGCGCGGTTGGTGCCGGGCATGTTCGTGTCGATGCAGTTCATGGACATGCGGGCCGACAAGGTGCTGCTGATTCCCACCGAAGCGGTGATCCAGACCGGCAAGCGCACGGTGGTGATGCTGGCCGAGGAGAACGGGCGCTTTCGTCCGGTCGAGGTCGAGATCGGCATCGAGAGCGGTGGCCAGACCGAGGTCAAGCGCGGCCTTTCAGCCGGCCAGCGCGTCGTAGTGTCTTCGCAGTTCCTGATCGACTCGGAGGCGAGTCTCCGGGGTATCGAGGCGCGCTTGAATGCCGGCCCGAGCGCAGCCGCCACGCCCCCTGCCGCTGCAACCGCGGGCGCTCCCAGGCATGTCGGCGAAGCCAAGGTCGAGAGCATCGGCAAGGACGCCTTGACCCTGTCGCACGGGCCCATCCCGACGATCAAGTGGGGGCCGATGACCATGGACTTCAAGCTGCCGTCCGGCGGCGCGCCGCGCAACGTCCGTGTCGGCGATCGCGTGACCTTCGAGTTCTTCATGGACAAGGACGACCTGCCGCAGCTCACTCGCGTCACGCCGATGGCGCCCGATCACAAGGCGGCAACGGGAGGCACGAAGTGATCGCCAAACTCATTCGCTGGTCCATCGCCAACCGCTTCCTGGTACTGCTCGCCACGGTGATGCTCAGCGCCTGGGGCGTGTACTCGGTGACGCGCACGCCGCTCGATGCGCTGCCCGATCTCTCGGACGTGCAGGTCATCATTCGCACGACCTACCCAGGCCAGGCGCCGCGCATCGTCGAGAACCAGATCACCTACCCGCTGACGACGACCATGCTGTCGGTGCCGGGCGCCAAGACCGTTCGCGGCTACTCCTTCTTCGGCGACTCCTTTGTCTACGTGCTGTTCGAGGACGGCACCGATCTTTACTGGGCCCGTTCGCGCGTGCTGGAGTACCTGAACCAGGTGCAGGCGCGGCTGCCGGCCGGCGCCAAGGCTTCGCTCGGGCCCGACGCCACGGGCGTGGGCTGGATCTACCAGTACGCCCTGGTCGACCGCAGCGGCACACAGGACGCGTCACAACTGCGCGCCCTGCAGGACTGGTTCCTGAAGTACGAACTCAAGACGGTGCCCAACGTCGCCGAGGTGGCCTCGGTCGGCGGCATGGTGCGCCAGTACCAGGTGGTGCTCGACCCCGACAAGCTTGCGGCGTACCGGATCCCGCACACCCAGGTCGTCGAGGCGATCCGCAAAGCCAACCAGGAGACCGGCGGCTCGGTGCTCGAGCTCGGCGAGGCCGAGTACATGGTGCGCGCCTCGGGCTACCTCCAGAACCTGGACGATTTCCGCAAGGTGCCCCTGATGACCACCGATGCCGGCGTCTCGGTGCGCCTGGGCGACGTCGCGCGCATCCAGGTCGGCCCCGAGATGCGCCGCGGCATCGGCGAGCTCGATGGCGAAGGCGAAGCCGCCGGCGGCGTGATCGTGATGCGTTCGGGCAAGAACGCGCTGGAGACCATCGCGGCCGTCAAGGAAAAGCTCAAGACCCTGCAGGCCAGCCTGCCCCAGGGCGTGGAGATCGTGCCGACCTACGACCGCTCCAGCCTCATCGAGCGGGCGGTGGAGAACCTGAGCCACAAGCTGCTGGAGGAATTCCTCGTGGTCGCGCTGGTGTGCTTCATCTTCCTGTTCCACCTGCGCTCGGCCTTCGTGGCGATCGTCTCGCTGCCCTTGGGCATCCTGGCGGCCTTCATCGTCATGCACTACCAGGGCGTCAACGCCAACATCATGTCGCTCGGCGGCATTGCGATCGCCATCGGCGCGATGGTCGATGCGGCGGTCGTGATGATCGAGAACGCGCACAAGCATGTGGAGCAGTGGAATCACGAGCATCCTGGGCATACGCTGGAGGGCGACGCGCGCTGGCGCGTGATCGGCGATTCGGCGGCCGAGGTGGGGCCGGCGCTGTTCTTCTCGCTCCTGATCATCACGCTGTCCTTCATCCCGGTCTTCACGCTGGAGGCGCAGGAGGGGCGCCTTTTCTCGCCGCTGGCCTTCACCAAGACCTACGCGATGGCGGCGGCGGCCGGCCTCTCGGTCACGCTGATCCCGGTGCTCATGGGCTACCTGATCCGCGGCCGGATTCCCGATGAGAAGACCAACCCGCTGAACCGGCTGCTCATCGCGGCCTACCAGCCGCTGTTGAATGCCGTGCTGCGCCGGCCGAAGCTGACGCTGCTCGGCGCAGCGATCGTGCTGGTGCTGAGCCTGTGGCCGCTGCAGCACATCGGTGGCGAGTTCATGCCGCGGCTGGACGAAGGTGATCTGCTCTACATGCCTTCGGCATTGCCCGGCCTGTCCGCGGGCAAGGCCAGTGAGCTGCTACAGCAGACCGACCGCCTGATCAAGACCGTGCCGGAGGTGGCGAGCGTCTACGGCAAGTCCGGCCGTGCCGAGACCGCGACCGATCCCGCGCCGCTGGAGATGTTCGAAACGACGATCCAGTTCAAGCCGCGCGAGCAGTGGCGCCCCGGCATGACACAGGACCGGCTGGTGGAGGAGCTCGATCGCATCGTCAAGGTGCCAGGCCTGGCCAATATCTGGGTGCCGCCGATCCGCAACCGCATCGACATGCTGGCCACCGGCATCAAGAGCCCCGTGGGCGTCAAGGTGGCAGGCACCGACCTGGTGACGATCGACCGCATCACCGGCGAGATCGAGCGTGCGCTCAAGGATGTGCCGGGCGTGTCGAGCGCCCTGGCCGAGCGGCTGACGGGCGGGCGTTATGTGGACGTGAACATCAAACGCGATGAAGCCGCGCGTTTCGGCATGAACATCACCGACGTGCAGTCGGTGGTCGCCTCTGCGGTGGGCGGCGAGAACATCGGCGAGACGGTCGAAGGCTTGCAACGCTTCCCGATCAACATGCGCTATCCGCGCGAGATCCGCGACTCGCTGGAGAAGCTGCGGGCGTTGCCCGTCGTCACGGAACGTGGTGCGCGGCTGGTGCTTTCCGACGTGGCGGATATCCGCATCACCGACGGCCCGCCGATGCTGCGCAGCGAGAACGCGCGTCTGTCGGGCTGGGTCTATGTGGACATCCGCGGCCGCGACCTGCGCTCAGCCGTGCAGGACATGCAGCGGGTGGTTGCCAGGGAGGTGAAGCTGCCGCCGGGCTATTCGATCTCCTGGTCGGGCCAGTTCGAGTTCCTCGAGCGCGCCACGGCCAAGCTGAAGGTGGTCGTTCCCTTCACGCTGCTGATCATTTTCGTGCTCCTCTACCTGACCTTCAAGCGCTTCGACGAGGCGCTCCTCATCATGGCCGCGCTGCCCTTCGCACTGGTGGGCGGCATCTGGCTGCTATATCTGCTCAGCTACAACCTGTCAGTCGCTGGGGCCGTTGGATTCATCGCGCTCGCAGGGGTGTCTGCCGAGTTCGGTGTGATCATGCTGCTGTACCTCAAGCACGCTTGGCAGGACCGGATCGACGACGGACACACGGAGGACGCAGACCTGCTGGACGCGATCCGTGAAGGCGCGGTGCTGCGCGTGCGTCCCAAGGCGATGACGGTTGCCGTCATCCTGGCGGGCCTGTTCCCGATCATGTGGGGCAGCGGCACCGGCTCGGAAGTCATGCAGCGCATCGCGGCGCCGATGGTGGGCGGGATGATCACTGCGCCGTTGCTGTCGATGTTCGTGATTCCTGCGGCATATCTGCTCATGCGCCGGTCCCGTGAGCAACGCGCACCTCGGCTTGCGTTCTGGAGAGGGCGCCGTGGCACGAGCTGAATGCCTCCGACGATGGCGTGCACGCTTTGGCGTCGCGCTGTTCCTGTGTCTGGCGCTGCTCGGCATGGGAGCGCGGGCGTCGATCCCCGGGATGCAGGACGCCGGGCCAGTAGCGATCTCGGCCGTGGTCTCGGAGTCGATGCAGACTGTCGCGGACTGCATGCCCTGCGCGCGCTGCTACGTCGCTCCAGCGCCGGTGACGCAAGGGTTCAGTGGCGAGGGCAACACGCCCGATGAATCATTCTGGCGGGTTCGTTCCCCCTCCGTACCCGATACGGAGTATTTCGAGACAGGAGGCCGGCACGTCGGGTTGCCCGTGCGCATCCTGTACTGCCGGTGGCTGGATTGATCGGTGGCCCGCGGGCTCCAAGGCTCGCATTTGCCATGTACCGATCAATTTCAGGAGCTCATCATGAAAAAGCTATTCACCACCCTCATCAGCGCCGTTGCGCTGGGGACCACTTTGCCGGCGCTCGCTGGCCCTGACTTCCAGGCCATAGAGCAAGCGCGCAAGGCGAAACAGGTCGCACAGGTCGAACGCCAGGCTGACCTCCGCGTGGCTCAGGGAGCTGCCAGGACGGGATCTCTGAAATGCCCGCCCGAGCCGCTCGTGCTACCACTGGACCACGGTCCGCGCGCGCAGACCACGCCTGCCGAGAACCGATCGCGCCGAAGTCGCTATGAGGCGCAGGTGGCCGCGTGCAAGGAGGCCGCGAAGTGAGACGAATGCGCCGACGGTTGATCTTGTCGTTGGCGCCTAACGCGGTCGCACGTTCGTCGTGGTCCGCGGGCACCCAGCCGGACAGTCTGCCAGTCTTACCGATGACAGGAGGGCTGACGCACACAGCGACCCGCTAACACTCCCCCATCGCGACGGTCCGAAGACTGCGCGCTGTTACTTTTTTGCAACCCATCTCAGCAGGAGATTCAAATGAAGAAGATCACTCTCGCCGCCATCGCTCTGGCCTTGACATTGCCCGCCGCCGGCGTGTTCGCCCAAGAGACGATGTAGAAGGACGGCATGAACTGCATGGACATGAAGGGCATGGACATGAAGGGCATGGACATGAAAGGCATGGACATGAAAGGTATGAACATGGACTGCCCGGACATGTCCAAGAAGCCGGCCGCCGACAAGCAGAGCACTCACATGGCCAAGGGCGTGGTCAAGAAGATCAATGCCAAGACCGGCATGGTCACGGTGGCCCACGAACCAGTCCAGAGCATGAACTGGCCGGCCATGACGATGGACTTCAAAGTGAAAGACAAAATGCTCTTGAAAAAGTTCGCCGACGGCAAGGATGTCGAATTCGAGTTTGCTAAGGAAGGCAGCGGCTATGTCGTGAAGTCCGTGAAGTAAACGGACGCTACGCCCGGCATTGCGTCAACATCCGTGTGATGCTGGGCCTGCGTTTCGCACGCATCGCGTCTGCGGGCGAGCGAGTTGACTTAGGTCACAACCAAACGGACGCGGGCCCCTGTAAGTAGTCGCTCAAACGAAGGCGGTGGGCTCCGATCAGTGAATATCACGTTGACATTCTCAAGAGCACTCAGTTCGAACATCGCCGTCCGGCTGAAACTGCCGAAGTCTGCTGCAAGCCAGACTTCACGCGAGTGCGCCAGGATGGCTCGAGTCAGCCGGGCCTCCGCACTGTCGAAGCCGCGCAGGGTGCCATCAGCGTCGATGCCGAATGTGCCGATGACACAAACATCGACCTTGAACTGGCAAATGAAATCGATGGCAGCGTCGCCCATGATCGCGCCGTCGATAGCCCGTACCGGTCCTGGGGTCACAATCAGCTCGCAGTCCGCGTTGCAGGATAGGGTGATCGCCGCGTACAGGTTGTTTGTGATCACGCGCAGGCCTCTATGCTGCACCAACTCTTGTGCAATCGCGTGGGCTACTGGGCCATTGCTCAGGAAGAGCGAGCGGCCATGCTCCACGGCGAGTGCGACGGCCCGTGCGATGCGGCGGCTCCCATCGTCGAAATCGTCGCGCCTGCGATGGTCGGTGCTCCCGACGTCGAACGTCGACAAGCGCACACCACCATGAAAGCGCAAAAGTTGACCTCCGGCTTCGAGCACTTGCACGTCGTGCCGAATGGTCTGCTCGGTCACTGCAAAACATTCGGCCAAGGCGTGGATGCTCAGGGGCCCATGCCGCCGCAGAGCATCAAGAATGCGTAGCTGCCTCGGAATCAGGACCGTCATGACGCGGTCTTCACCCGCCTTGATGTCGGGCATGCTGCTGCAAAGGCATGCCTAACGCGAGTCAACTGCCGCCGCCCCGAGTCGCTGCTGGGGTTTCGCAGGAGGCTTGTTCGACCGTTCATCTCCCTTCACGCGCGGCCGGATGGGGCCGTTCGGCGGAAAAGGTCGAAATGAGCAGGCTCGCGACCCCCGAGCAGATCGCGATGTCGGCAACATTGAAGGCAGGCCAATGCCAGCCTGCCAAATGGAAGTCCAGAAAGTCCGTCACGCGGCCAAAGACCCAACGGTCCACTGCATTGCCGACAGCGCCGCCCAGCACAAGGCTGTAGGCGAGACCCTCCAGACGCCTCAGGTGCGTCGTGAGCAGCCAGACAAGGGCCACCGAAACCATCACTGCGACACCGATCAAGATATACCTCGACCAGTTCCCAGCATCGGAAAACATGCTGAACGCTGCACCTGAGTTGCGCGCCGAAACCAGATTGAAGAAGCTGGCGAGCGGGACAACCGCGCCCTGCGGAAGCTCCAAACGAATCCAATGTTTGGTCAGAAAATCTGCGAAGACGACGGCAGCTGCGAGCGCCCACCATGGCAAACCGTTTCGTACGCAGTCCGCCGAACCTTGTTGTCCGCTGGTCATTTCGTGGCTCCGAGCCTGGACCGGCCGTAGAGACGCAGGGCGAGCGCATGCGATGCCGATCGGACCATGGGAATTCGTTGGGTGAGGTCATTTGCCGCCACGAAGCAGGCGAGACCAACCATCCAGCCGCCCACGACGTCGGCGGGGAAGTGCGCGCCCAACGCGATGCGCGAATAGCCGACACCCACCAGGCCCATCAGCAACATGGCACGACCAGGCGCAGAGACGATAGGCCACATGGCGTTGACAACCAGCATGGCGTAGACCGAGTGACCGCTGGGAAAGCCATGCGTGGGCTCCTCGCGCGCCAGCACATGTGCAGCTTGACCCAGTACAGTGCCGGGTCGCGGGAGATCCAGTCCCCATTTGAGAGCACTGGCGATGGCGAATGCCGACAGGAAAGCCCAGCCAAAGAGAATGGCCCGATCGATGATCCTTTCCCCGTACTCGGCATCGGCACAGCGTCTCCCCCAGAACAGAAGCACGGCCACCACCAGGGGCGCCGCCCAGTAGTTCCCAAGCGCGCTGCCCACCCGTACCAAGCCCTCGAGACTCGCCGGCATCGCGGCGTTGATGCCTTCGAACAGCATCTGGTTGAGTCCCAGCCAGTCGTAAGCCAGCAGCTTCAGGTTCATGCCGGCTTCAATACCTGCGCAGCCGTAGGCTCCGGCGTTGTCGTGGCACCCAGCAATCGCAGCCCGTTGAACACCACGAGCAGGCTCGCGCCCATGTCGGCAAACACCGCCATCCACATGGTTGCGTGGCCGCTGAAAGTCAGCGCGATAAAGACGGCCTTGATGCCCAGGGCCAGCACGATGTTCTGCGTCAGCACGTTCGCGGTGGTCTTGGACAAGCGAATGAAGGTCGGGATCTTGCGCAGATCGTCATCCATCAAGGCCACGTCGGCCGTTTCGATGGCGGTGTCGGTCCCCGCTGCACCCATGGCAAAGCCGATATCAGCGCGGGCGAGCGCCGGCGAGTCGTTGATGCCATCGCCCACCATGCCGACTTGACCTTCGCGGCCGACCAACTCCTCGATGGTCTTGAGCTTGTCTTCGGGCAACTGGTCCCCGCGCGCCTCGGCGATGCCGACCTGGGCGGCGATCGCCTGCGCCGTGTGCTGGTTATCCCCCGTGAGCATCAGCGTGCGAATGCCCTGCGCC encodes the following:
- a CDS encoding DeoR/GlpR family DNA-binding transcription regulator, with product MPDIKAGEDRVMTVLIPRQLRILDALRRHGPLSIHALAECFAVTEQTIRHDVQVLEAGGQLLRFHGGVRLSTFDVGSTDHRRRDDFDDGSRRIARAVALAVEHGRSLFLSNGPVAHAIAQELVQHRGLRVITNNLYAAITLSCNADCELIVTPGPVRAIDGAIMGDAAIDFICQFKVDVCVIGTFGIDADGTLRGFDSAEARLTRAILAHSREVWLAADFGSFSRTAMFELSALENVNVIFTDRSPPPSFERLLTGARVRLVVT
- a CDS encoding efflux RND transporter periplasmic adaptor subunit, translating into MKTKNLMIALVGAVVLGVGGFGVYRLGMQRGMAMTPASSGATVRAAANTTGGAPGVAVPANESGEDATRRHIAAGLKAGDVDPANGKKILYYHDPMVPGNKFDKPAKSPFMDMMMSPVYAGGDGDQNNVTVSPRVQQNLGVRTAAVAEGTLSPQLAAVGSIAFNERDQVIVQARATGYVERLHVRATLDRVSRGQPLAELYVPDWIAAQEEFLSVQRMRGTDLAPLIDGARQRMRQVGMSEVQIEGVARSGRTQPRITLVAPIAGVVTELAAREGMTVMAGATLFRINGLATVWANAEVPESQAALVRPGAKVQARTPAAPGETFDGKVQAILPDVSAATRTLKARLELANPGARLVPGMFVSMQFMDMRADKVLLIPTEAVIQTGKRTVVMLAEENGRFRPVEVEIGIESGGQTEVKRGLSAGQRVVVSSQFLIDSEASLRGIEARLNAGPSAAATPPAAATAGAPRHVGEAKVESIGKDALTLSHGPIPTIKWGPMTMDFKLPSGGAPRNVRVGDRVTFEFFMDKDDLPQLTRVTPMAPDHKAATGGTK
- a CDS encoding efflux RND transporter permease subunit, whose product is MIAKLIRWSIANRFLVLLATVMLSAWGVYSVTRTPLDALPDLSDVQVIIRTTYPGQAPRIVENQITYPLTTTMLSVPGAKTVRGYSFFGDSFVYVLFEDGTDLYWARSRVLEYLNQVQARLPAGAKASLGPDATGVGWIYQYALVDRSGTQDASQLRALQDWFLKYELKTVPNVAEVASVGGMVRQYQVVLDPDKLAAYRIPHTQVVEAIRKANQETGGSVLELGEAEYMVRASGYLQNLDDFRKVPLMTTDAGVSVRLGDVARIQVGPEMRRGIGELDGEGEAAGGVIVMRSGKNALETIAAVKEKLKTLQASLPQGVEIVPTYDRSSLIERAVENLSHKLLEEFLVVALVCFIFLFHLRSAFVAIVSLPLGILAAFIVMHYQGVNANIMSLGGIAIAIGAMVDAAVVMIENAHKHVEQWNHEHPGHTLEGDARWRVIGDSAAEVGPALFFSLLIITLSFIPVFTLEAQEGRLFSPLAFTKTYAMAAAAGLSVTLIPVLMGYLIRGRIPDEKTNPLNRLLIAAYQPLLNAVLRRPKLTLLGAAIVLVLSLWPLQHIGGEFMPRLDEGDLLYMPSALPGLSAGKASELLQQTDRLIKTVPEVASVYGKSGRAETATDPAPLEMFETTIQFKPREQWRPGMTQDRLVEELDRIVKVPGLANIWVPPIRNRIDMLATGIKSPVGVKVAGTDLVTIDRITGEIERALKDVPGVSSALAERLTGGRYVDVNIKRDEAARFGMNITDVQSVVASAVGGENIGETVEGLQRFPINMRYPREIRDSLEKLRALPVVTERGARLVLSDVADIRITDGPPMLRSENARLSGWVYVDIRGRDLRSAVQDMQRVVAREVKLPPGYSISWSGQFEFLERATAKLKVVVPFTLLIIFVLLYLTFKRFDEALLIMAALPFALVGGIWLLYLLSYNLSVAGAVGFIALAGVSAEFGVIMLLYLKHAWQDRIDDGHTEDADLLDAIREGAVLRVRPKAMTVAVILAGLFPIMWGSGTGSEVMQRIAAPMVGGMITAPLLSMFVIPAAYLLMRRSREQRAPRLAFWRGRRGTS
- the lspA gene encoding signal peptidase II — its product is MTSGQQGSADCVRNGLPWWALAAAVVFADFLTKHWIRLELPQGAVVPLASFFNLVSARNSGAAFSMFSDAGNWSRYILIGVAVMVSVALVWLLTTHLRRLEGLAYSLVLGGAVGNAVDRWVFGRVTDFLDFHLAGWHWPAFNVADIAICSGVASLLISTFSAERPHPAAREGR
- a CDS encoding phosphatase PAP2 family protein — translated: MNLKLLAYDWLGLNQMLFEGINAAMPASLEGLVRVGSALGNYWAAPLVVAVLLFWGRRCADAEYGERIIDRAILFGWAFLSAFAIASALKWGLDLPRPGTVLGQAAHVLAREEPTHGFPSGHSVYAMLVVNAMWPIVSAPGRAMLLMGLVGVGYSRIALGAHFPADVVGGWMVGLACFVAANDLTQRIPMVRSASHALALRLYGRSRLGATK
- a CDS encoding copper-binding protein; this translates as MNCMDMKGMDMKGMDMKGMDMKGMNMDCPDMSKKPAADKQSTHMAKGVVKKINAKTGMVTVAHEPVQSMNWPAMTMDFKVKDKMLLKKFADGKDVEFEFAKEGSGYVVKSVK